From Haloplasma contractile SSD-17B:
ATTAAATTATTAATTTATACATCAATCAATATGCAGTTGGCGATTACTTTAGTTATTCATTGAGAAATAGTTGAATAAACTTTTTAAAGAAAAACAGTAGATATTGATTATTTACTGTTTTTTTCACGTAAAATAAAACAGAGTAAAAATGAGGTAATAATATGGACAACATAAACGATTTAAGAATAGAAATCGATCGTATCAACAAACAACTATTAACACTTCTAAATAGACGTGCCGATTTAACATTAAAAATCGGAAAAGAAAAACAAAAACATGGATACACTGTTCATGATCCTATACGCGAGCAACATATACTTGAGACACTTATGAAGGAAAATAAAGGTCCATTCAAAAATGAGGATATCACTGGTATCTTTAAGGAGATCTTCCAAGCTTCGAAAAAACTTCAGAAAACAGATCAGAGTGATGAATTATTAATTTCTAGGAAGAAAAAACAATCTGACACAATTATAAAAATTAAAAACCAGTCTATTGGCGGTTCAGAAAAAGCCTTAATCTTTGGACCATGTTCAATTGAAAGCTACGAACAGATGGAACAAGTGGCTAAAAAGCTCAACTCATTAGGTATTAAATTTATACGTGGTGGTGCATTTAAACCACGAACGTCTCCTTATTCCTTTCAAGGCTTAGGGATAGAAGGTCTCAAAATTATGGGTGAGATCTGTAATAAACACGACTTAATTTCATTTGTAGAGGTAATGGACCAAGAACAATTAGACATTGCTTGTGATTATGTTGATATTGTTCAAATTGGTGCTCGTAACATGCAAAATTTCTCACTACTAAAAAAGGTGGGGAAAATAAATAAGCCAGTATTTTTAAAGCGTGGACTGTCTGCTACTATTGAAGAGTTCAAAATGTCAGCAGAATATATAATTGCAAATGGAAATCCAAATATCATTTTATGTGAGCGTGGAATTAGGACCTACGAACAAGCAACCCGTAACACTTTAGATTTATCAGCAGTACCTATACTAAAAAATGAAACGCATTTACCTGTAATTGTAGATATTTCTCATTCAGCCGGTCGAAAGGATATTATGGATTCTCTCGCAAGGGCATCGCTTGCTGCGGGGGCTGACGGTATTATGGCAGAAATTCATCCGAATCCTCTAATCGCGTTGTCGGATGCAGGTCAACAGTTAGATTTTGAAGAATTTATGACGTTATATAAGCACATTCAACATTATTAATGAAAATATTTTCAAAAAATAACACCATAATGTTGAAAAAATTTTCATTTTTAGATATAATTACCATAAATGTTCTATAATATGTAAGAGGTGATCAAGGTGTTAAAGAATCAAAATCCGAAAATAACTATTTACGACGTTGCTAGCGAAGCAGATGTATCACTTGCAACCGTTTCTAGAGTATTAAATTATCCAGAAAAAGTAAAACCAGAAACAAGAGAACGTGTCTTAGATGCTATAAATCGATTAGGTTATCGCCCCAATGCTATTGCAAGAGGGTTGGCTAGTAGAAAATCGACGACAGTTGCTTTGATCGTGCCTGATACATCACGAGCTTCAGTAGCAGAAATGATTAATGGAGTTGCAGATATCGCTAGAAAATATGACTACTCTGTGCTTTTAAAAGTGACAAACAGTGAAGAGGATACTGAAAGAGAAGTATGGCAAGAAGTTCTTGCCTCGCAAGTGGATGGTATTCTATACTTAAATGATGAAATAACAGATGAAAATATTAAACAAGTAGAATCAGCAATGGTTCCTGTTGTCCTATGTAATACAAAAGATGATTTAAATCGTGCTCCATCTGTTTCTATTGATTTCGAGGAATCTTTCTACCGAGCAACGAAAACATTTGTTGAAAAAGGTAAAAAAGATATTTTATTAGTTTCAACAAGAAGAGCTTATTCAGTTAATGCTATGAAAGAAAGAGGATTTACAAGAGCTATGGATGAGGCAGGACTTGAACCTAAGATCATCCGTACGTCTGGTCGTATAAGTGTGAATTATGATTACTTTACTGATTATTTAAATGAAAACAAACCAGAAGCAGCGATTGTTGTCCGTGATTCAATTGCGGTTTCGTTTATCAATGCAGCAAGTAACTTAGGAATAAATGTTCCTGAGGAACTAGAGGTGCTTGGGTTCCAAAATACAAAAGCATCAAAAATGTCAAGACCGACACTCTCATCAATTGATAATCCAATCTATGACATTGGGGCAGTATCAATGCGTCTGTTAACAAAATTAATGAATGAGGAAGCAATTGATGACACAAATGTTGTATTGCCTCATAACATTGTCTGGAGAAATTCTACGAAATAGTTGTTGCGTTTTTCAGTTTTATATAATAAGATATAATATAAGCAATACAAATATAAGTTTAAACAACTAAATGATTATATAAAAAAGCGATGATTGGCCTTAAGTAGTTAATAAATAGGTAGATTAAAGAGACTTAGTGGTTGGTGTAAACTAAGACCATTTATTAATGAAATACAACCAGGAGCTATTGCTAATTTAGCAACGGTTAGATACCGATATCAAAACGAGTGCACATTCATTTTGTGAACTAAGGTGGTACCGCGTAACCATTACGTCCTTAGAATTAATTTTAAGGACTTTTTTTATGCTATAAATTATATAGGAGGATGAATCATGAATAATCAATTATTAACTGATTTAAAATGGAGAGGACTAATTAAGGACTGTACTGATTTAGAAGCGTTAGATGAATTGCTCGAGAAGGAACAAATCACGTTATACTGTGGGTTCGACCCAACTGCCAATAGTTTACATGTAGGATCACTTTTACCGATTCTAACATTAAAACGATTCCAAGATGCAGGACATAAGCCACTTCCATTAGTAGGTGGTGCGACTGGTCTTATAGGTGATCCTAGTGGGAAGAGTAGTGAGAGACAATTAAATACCTTAGAGACGGTGTTAGGCTACTCAGACTCGATTAAAAATCAATTATCAAAATTCTTAGATTTTAATAAGGGTGATAATGCTGCTGAGTTAGTAAATAACTATGATTGGACACATGGATTATCTATTATCGAATTTTTACGTGATATCGGAAAGAATTTTGGAATCAACTATTTATTAGCTAAGGATACGATTGCATCACGGCTTGAATCGGGAATTTCTTACACAGAGTTTTCTTATACAATTTTACAAGCAATGGACTTTAAACACCTATATGAAACAAAAAATTGTAAATTACAAATAGGTGGGTCTGATCAATGGGGGAATATTACCTCTGGACTTGAACTGATTCGAAAAACGAATGGTCATGAAGCAAAAGCTATTGGATTCACAATGCCACTAGTAACAAAGGCAGATGGTACCAAATTTGGTAAGACTGCA
This genomic window contains:
- a CDS encoding bifunctional 3-deoxy-7-phosphoheptulonate synthase/chorismate mutase, whose protein sequence is MDNINDLRIEIDRINKQLLTLLNRRADLTLKIGKEKQKHGYTVHDPIREQHILETLMKENKGPFKNEDITGIFKEIFQASKKLQKTDQSDELLISRKKKQSDTIIKIKNQSIGGSEKALIFGPCSIESYEQMEQVAKKLNSLGIKFIRGGAFKPRTSPYSFQGLGIEGLKIMGEICNKHDLISFVEVMDQEQLDIACDYVDIVQIGARNMQNFSLLKKVGKINKPVFLKRGLSATIEEFKMSAEYIIANGNPNIILCERGIRTYEQATRNTLDLSAVPILKNETHLPVIVDISHSAGRKDIMDSLARASLAAGADGIMAEIHPNPLIALSDAGQQLDFEEFMTLYKHIQHY
- a CDS encoding LacI family DNA-binding transcriptional regulator; the encoded protein is MLKNQNPKITIYDVASEADVSLATVSRVLNYPEKVKPETRERVLDAINRLGYRPNAIARGLASRKSTTVALIVPDTSRASVAEMINGVADIARKYDYSVLLKVTNSEEDTEREVWQEVLASQVDGILYLNDEITDENIKQVESAMVPVVLCNTKDDLNRAPSVSIDFEESFYRATKTFVEKGKKDILLVSTRRAYSVNAMKERGFTRAMDEAGLEPKIIRTSGRISVNYDYFTDYLNENKPEAAIVVRDSIAVSFINAASNLGINVPEELEVLGFQNTKASKMSRPTLSSIDNPIYDIGAVSMRLLTKLMNEEAIDDTNVVLPHNIVWRNSTK
- the tyrS gene encoding tyrosine--tRNA ligase, coding for MNNQLLTDLKWRGLIKDCTDLEALDELLEKEQITLYCGFDPTANSLHVGSLLPILTLKRFQDAGHKPLPLVGGATGLIGDPSGKSSERQLNTLETVLGYSDSIKNQLSKFLDFNKGDNAAELVNNYDWTHGLSIIEFLRDIGKNFGINYLLAKDTIASRLESGISYTEFSYTILQAMDFKHLYETKNCKLQIGGSDQWGNITSGLELIRKTNGHEAKAIGFTMPLVTKADGTKFGKTAGGAVWLDPVLTTPYEMYQFFLNTADADVVKFLKFFTFLSKDDIEALETSLNETPHLREAQRALAKELVTLVHGEEAYTKAIKITDALFKGDIAELNSEEIEEGFKDVPSLEVKEDMGLIDLLVELNAASSKRQSREFIKNNSISINGEKQSDLNFVVSKTGAIEGKFTVIRRGKKRYFLIKHV